AATCCGGTGCTTCAAAACCGAAGTGACGCCTAAAAAACCGTTCTGTGCTGTCTTTCGCGTAATATCTAAGCATGTCCTCAAAGTGGTGCTTGCCATTCCAGGTGGTGTCAAGGTAAAGCGTACACCATTTTTCTGGCCGTTTAAAAATGGCACGCTGGCGTTGGCTGTATAAGGCATAGACCTTTCTGAGTTTTTCATAGGTCTTGGTTGAGTCTTCTGGTTCATATAAGTTATGTATCTCACTTACAGAGTCTACAAAACTTTCTCCCAAATACAGGTGGTAGAAATTGTTTTCCACCAGTTCAATCAACACATCATTGTATAATTGCAACGTAGGGTTGCTGGTCTGGTAGGTACACTCCTTCAAGATGAGTTTAGGCGGCTGAGGCTGTTGGCAGGAAAGTAAGAGCAGAAAGCTAAGGGAGAGGAGTAGAGCGTTTCTCATAGGAGTGAGGTAGGTGAGTGATTGGAAGATGCACGCTTGCCATCATTTCCATAAGTAAGCCGAGCTTATTTAATAACATCAGCCAATTGCACAAAACCAAAAGAGCCCGAAACTTTCGTTTTCGGGCTCTTTTCTGGAAAACAGGCCAAAAATGGCCCGTAATGATTTCTCTCCTAGAAGTTGGGAGACAACAGGTACTTGCTGTAGAAATCGTCAATCACCTTTACGGCGTCAGTGGCGTTGTCTACCAGGTGTACCAGGTCCATGTCTTCTGGGCTGATGTTGCTTTCCTGGTGCAACATGACGTCTCTGATCCAGTCAAACATGCCCTGCCAGTAGGCTTTGCCCACCAACACAATAGGGAAACGGCCAATTTTCTTGGTCTGGATGAGGGTGATGGCTTCAAACAACTCGTCCAACGTTCCAAAACCACCGGGCATGCCAATGAAGCCCTGAGCGTATTTCACAAACATCACCTTGCGCACAAAGAAGTAGTCAAAGTTGATGAGCTTGTCTGGGTCAATGTAAATGTTGTTGAACTGCTCAAACGGCAAGTGGATGTTCAAGCCCACAGATCGTCCGCCTTCTGAGTGCGCACCTTTGTTACCGGCTTCCATGATGCCCGGTCCACCGCCCGTGATCACGCCGTAACCATGGCGTACCAGCTTGGCGGCAATCTCCTCTGCCATGATGTAATAAGGGTTGTCTGCCTTGGTACGGGCACTGCCGAAGATAGACACGCAAGGTCCAATCTTGGCCATCTTCTCAAAGCCTTCCACAAACTCAGACATCACCTTGAAGATCTGCCAGGAGTCGGCTATTTTAATCTCGTTCCAGTTCTTGTCTGTGAACGCCTCTCTAATGCGCTTGTCATCCTCAGAGATCTGGGGCACCTCGCGCTTGGCTAGCTTTTTGGCCTCTTGCAGAGAGCTTGCTTTGTTGTCATTGGCATCTGGTTGAACAATGGTCTGGCCACTGCCCACGTTGCTTACCTCGTCTTGCAACTTGGTTTTGCTGGTTTTTCTCAACTTCGTCATAATAGCTTTCAATCGTTTTTGCCCTGTTTTCTGGAAAATACGCCAAAAACAGAGCGGGTACTACAATAGGATGTTGGCCTCTGGCCCCGCGGGGAGAAAGCCGGTAGCGTGCACAGATAGAGGCCGGTGCGCCTTTGGTTAGGGTTGCCTGAAACAAAAATGTGAGACGCAGACACCGGCAGGACCTTTTCCAAGATCCAGCAGAAGCGTTTCACACTAAGATCCAGGGACGTTATTTTGACCGGATGGCCACCACGGGGTCAAGGTGGGAAGCAATCACCGCCGGGATGATACCCGACAGGACCCCGATCACGACCGATACGCCCAACCCTAACAGGATGTTGCCGGGCGTAAGGATAATTTCCAGCGTTCCCATGGGAATGAAGGTGATCAGAGACACCAACAAGATGCCCACGCCACCGCCAATCAAACTCAGGAACACAGACTCAAACAGGAACTGGAACAAGATGAAGAAGTTCTTAGCCCCCAGAGATTTTTGAATGCCTATGATGTTGGTGCGCTCTTTCACAGACACGAACATGATGTTGGCAATACCAAAGCCGCCCACCAAGATGGAGAAGCCGCCAATCACCCAGCCTGCCAGACCAATGATGGAGAACAGGTTGCTGATCTCGTCCTGCATCATCTCTGAGCGGTTCACGGCAAAGCTATCATCTTGGTAAGGCTTTAAGCCCCGTATGGTGCGCATTTTGCCGCGCACCTCATACTCCAGGTTCTTGAGGCCAGGGTCGTCTACCCGGCCTTTGATCATGAGCGACGGCTGCACGCCTCTGGGGCCGCCGGCAAACATCTTCCCAAACGCACCAAACGGCACGTAGGAGTTCTTGTCATTGGTGGGCAGACCTTCAAACAGACCGGCACCCTGTTTCTCCATGATACCGATGACCGTAAACCGCTGGCCCGCTACTTTGATGGTTTTTCCTACCCCGTTGCCCTGCGGAAACAGGTTCTGGGCCACCTCATGGCCAATGATGATCACGTTGCGGGAGCCTTCTATCTCTTGTTGCGTGAAAAAACGGCCTATTTGTATGGGCACCTCGGCCACCTGGTTAAAGTTTAAAGACACGCCCTGCATCATAATGCCGGTCATGCTGTTGTTGAGGTACTTAAAGGTATTGCCGCCGCGCCGGGACACAATGGCCACGCCCTCGTCGTTCTCTAAGGTTTCATCTAAGTAGCGGTACTCGCGCACGGTGGCGGGTGGGCGCTTCATGTACTCCCACCAGGGCATGTCATCGCCTTTAAAAATCCAGGGCCACTTTTCAATGTAGATGATGCGCTCGCCTACAAAGCTCATGCTCTGCCTAATGCTTCGCTCTAAAGAGTCCACCACCGTAAAAACAGAGATGATGGCAAAAATGCCTATGGTCACGCCCAGCAATGAGAGTAACGTACGCAACAGATTGGACCTCAGGGCCTGCATCGCGAAGCGTAAACTTTCAAAAACCAGACGTAAATAGATCATTCTACTCCTTATAGTAACTTAGTTGGCTAAAAGTAAAATAAATTAAGACAATCTGCCTACCTTTGCCCTCTATTTTTGTAGATATTTTAATACCGTAATATTAAATATGAAGTTATCAGAGTTCAGATTTGAGTTGCCAGAAGATCTATTGGCCACTCACCCGGCCACCAATCGCGACGAGGCCCGCATGATGGTCCTGCACCGTGACAGTGGCAAGATTGAGCACAAAATCTTCAAAGACATTATTGGCTATTTTGACGAAGGCGACGTGATGGTGACCAACAACACCAAAGTGTTTCCGGCGCGCATGTACGGCAATAAGGAGAAGACCGGTGCCAAGATTGAGGTGTTCTTGCTACGTGAACTGGACAAGCGCATTCACCTGTGGGACGTACTGGTAGACCCGGCGCGCAAGATACGGGTAGGCAACAAACTCTATTTTGGGGAAAGCGACCTGGTAGCCGAAGTCATTGACAACACTACCTCTAGAGGCCGTACCATCAAGTTCTTGTTTGACGGCACGGATGAGGAGTTCTACAAGACCATTCATGACCTAGGCGAGACCCCCTTGCCTAAATACATCAAGCGCGAGCCAGAGCCAGAAGACCAAGAGCGTTACCAGACGGTGTACGCAGAGATCACCGGCGCCGTGGCCGCCCCAACCGCCGGTCTGCACTTCACCAAAGAGGTGTTGAAGCGCCTGGAGTTGAAAGGCGTGGACGTGGCGCCTATCACCTTGCACGTAGGTTTGGGTACTTTCCGTCCGGTAGACGTAGAAGACCTGACCAAGCACAAGATGGACTCTGAGCAGTTCTTCGTGACGGAGGAGACCGCCAACGTGGTCAACAAAGCCCTGGACGCCAAGAAACGCGTGTGTGCCATTGGTACCACGTCTATGCGCGCCATGGAGTCTTCGGTGTCTGCCAACAGCCGCCTGAAGCCCAATGAAGGCTGGACGGACAAGTTCATCTTCCCTCCGTATGACTTCAAAATCGCCAACAGCTTAATCACCAACTTCCACATGCCGGAGTCTACGCTGCTCATGATGGCAGCGGCCTTTGGCGGCTATGACCTGGTCATGGAAGCCTACAGAACCGCCATCAAGGAAGAGTATAAGTTCTTCAGCTACGGTGACGTGATGTTGATTCTGTAAATATTCCGTTTTTAGCCTCTTTTGGCGAAAACAACCCAAAAACGCCCTGGCCTTGGTCAGGGCGTTTTTGTTTTATTCTCAAGCGGTTAGCGGTTGTAAAAAATAAATCTGCTTCTTTGCAGGGGCTGGCAAGAGGCTGTACCTTTATAGGGTTATTTCTGAGGCGGCCTCACCGCAGATAGTGTAGGTTGGTTGGCAGAGGTGATGTTGGGCTGTGCCCGGCCTGTGACTATCCCCCTTGAACAGACCAGTAAGCCTTTTTCTGCCGCTCAACGGGCAAAGAAGGAACGCGGCCCTCTATTTTAGTGTAGAGGTAATATAGGTAAGGTATATGTTTGCAGATGACGCTCTTCTTTCCACTCCCTCCGGGACCAGGAAAAGCCAGAAACAGGACTTGGTGAAAGAGCTGGAGGCCGCCAAAAAGCGCCTTCAGCAGCTGCAGGAAGAATTGTATCTGGCCAAAGGCGAGTTGTACCTGTTCACTGAGCATGGCATTCTGCAGTCTCCGGGTACGGCGGCCCAACAAGAGCTGGACCTCAACGAGTACCAACGCATTGTCTCTCTGGAGCGCTTAGGCAAAGAAGTGCTGGAGATGAACGCCTCGCCCAAATACTCGCTCAAAGACACCATTACCTTCTACCTTTCTGGCATTGAGAAGATACACAGGGGTATGCTCATGTCCTTTATGCGGCTGGAAGGCGACAAGCTCTACAGTTTTGCCGCGCCCAGCCTGCCCCAGAGCTATTGTGACCTGCTCAACGGTTCTACCATTGGAGACAACGTGGGCTCCTGCGGCACGGCGGCTTTTGTCAAAGAGAAGATAATAGCCGTAGACATAGCCAATGACCGGCGTTGGGAAGACTACAAAGACTTGGCGCTGCCCTATGGCCTGAAAGCCAGCTGGTCTTTCCCCATTAAAGGCTCCACCCAGCAGGTATTGGGCACGCTGGCCGTGTACTACAAACAAATAAAGGCGCCTACCCCCGCCGAAGAAAGCTCCCTGGAGAGCATCAAGAACTTGCTGCAGCTCATTCTGGAGAACAAGCTAGCCGAAGAGGCGCTGCGCCACAGCAATGAGCGGTACCATTTTGCCACCTCGGCCACCCATGACGCCATCTATGACTGGGACGTGGTCACCAACAGCCTGTACTGGGGCGTAGGGTTTGAGAAAGTATTTGGCGTGGAGCGCACTCCGCAGACTTCTACCATTGCCTTTTGGACCAGCCTGCTGCACCCTTTAGACAGAGACCGCATTATCGCCTCGCTAGAAACCGCCTTGCAGGACAGCCAGTCAGATAAGTGGCAGATTGAATACCGGTCCCTGAGAAGCGATGGCACTACCGTGTTCATTGAAGAGCGCGGCTTCATCATACGGGACGATGCCGGTAAGGCCACCAGGATGGTAGGCGCGGTGCAGAACATCACAGAACGGAAAAAGGCCGAGCAGGAACTGCGCAAACTCTCCTTCATTGCCAAGGAAACCATCAACGGGGTGCTCATCATTCACCTGGACGGTGCCCTGCACTGGATCAATGACGCCTTTACCAGAATGATGGGCTGGACCCTGGACGAAGTAAAAGGCAAGACCCCCAGCAGCCTCATGAACGGCCCCGATACCGACTTGGCTACCATTGACCAGGTGCACGCCCACATGGACAGCCGTCAGCCATTTGAGTGCGAACTGATGCAGTACTCCAAAACCAAACAGCCGTATTGGTTTAGGTTGCAGATACAGCCCCTGGAGGACGCCAACGCAGAGGTAGACATGTTCTTTGTGCTGCTCACAGACATCACCCAGAAAAAGGCCGAGGAGCAACAGCTGCGCCTGCTGGAGTCTGTGATCACCAACGCCAAAGATTCCATTGCCGTGAGCAAGGTGCCTGCCGTGCCGGGCGGCCTGCTGGAGACCATTTTCGTGAACCCGGCCTTTACGCAGGTAACCGGCTACACAGCAGAAGACGTGTTGGGCAAGGAGCTCAAAATGCTGGGCGGTCCCATAGTGGATGCCGCCCAGGGAGAGGCTCTCTTCCAGCTGGAGCAGGCAATCCAGACGGGTACGCCCTGTGAGATTGAACTGATCAACTACAAAAAGAACGGAGAGAAGTACTGGGCGCACCTGGAGGCTATTCCTATCTACAACAAAACCGGTGAGCATGCCCATTGGCTGTTCGTGCACCAGGACATAACAGCTCGTAAGAACTATCAGGCAGAGCGCGAGGTCCTCATTGCCGAACTCACCCAGAACAACGCAGATTTAAAGCAATTCTCCTTCATCACGTCTCATAACCTGCGCGCGCCGCTCTCTAACTTGGTGGGCATCTCCAACCTGATAGACATGCAGGCCATCCCAGAGGGCAGAAACCGGGTGCTCATTGAGAAGTTCAAGGAATCTACCGTGCAGCTGAACCACATCATTGACGACCTGCTGGAGATTCTGGTCATCAAGAACAACGTGGTCCTCCAGAAAGAACCGCTTTCTCTATCAGAAGCCTACACCAGAGTGCAGAACTCCCTGGACCGGCTCCTGCAAGAAGTGCAGGGCCAGGTGCACCGGGACTTCACCGCCGGGGATGAGGTGCACTTTAACGCCGGCTACCTGCACAGCATCTTATTGAACCTGCTTTCCAACGCCATCAAGTACCGTTCTCCCCAGCGGCCGCTGCGCGTACAGGTGAAAACAGAGCGCACCCCAGATGCCCTGGTGCTCACTTTCACAGATAATGGCCTTGGAATAGATTTAAACCGCTACAGAGACCGTATCTTTGGCCTGTACCAGCGCTTCCATGACAACCCAGACAGCAAAGGGCTGGGGCTGTACATAGTACATTCACAAGTAAAGGCCATGGGAGGCAATATTCTGGTGACCAGTGAAGTTAATGAAGGAACAACCTTTGTGATTGAATTCAAGGCGCGGTAAGGAAATGGTGGAGAAGGTGTTATTGATTGACGATGACGAAATCACGCTCCTGCTCTGTGAGTTTATCATAGAGCAGAATGATTTTACCCGGCAGGTGCTAAAACTCACCAACGGCAAGCAAGGGCTTGATTTATTTGCCAACTATGCCGAGGACCTGGAACAAGGGCTGGCCATCAAAGCGCCTTCCCTGGTGTTCCTGGACCTGAACATGCCGGTCATGAACGGCTGGGATTTTCTGGAAGGCTTCTCGCAAGACTACCAAGCGCTGTTTCCAGAGACCCGCGTGGTGGTGCTTTCCTCTTCCATTGACCCCCAAGATTTTCTACGCGCCCGGCAGTATGATTTTGTGGCAGACTTCCTCAACAAGCCCCTCAATGATGATTCCATCCAGGGACTACGCATCAACAAAAAACTGCAGTCTGTATTTCAGGGATAGCAAGTAGATGCCTTGCCTGGGGACATGTCTTCTTGACCATGGTCGTTTTTGGGCTATTTCCTGGAAAACAGGCCAAAAACGGTTCGCCTTCTAGCTACCTTCTTAGGTTTAGCTATCTTGCAGCGTCATGCAAGAACAAGACTTTCCTACATATGCCGTAGTGGTGGCCGGCGGCTCTGGCAGCCGCATGCAGGCGCAGGTGCCCAAGCAGTTTCTGCCGGTGGGCGGCTTGCCCGTGCTCATGCACACGCTGCTTCGGTTTCAAGCCTATGACGCGCACATGCCAATTGTGCTGGTATTGCCCGCCGCTGAAATCCCTACCTGGCAAGAGCTCTGTTTGCAGCATGACTTCAAGGTAAAGCACAATGTGGTGGCCGGTGGCAAAACCCGGTTTCAGTCGGTGCAGAATGGGTTGGCCGCTCTGAGGTCATTTGAAGACGGAGTGGTGGCGGTGCATGACGGCGTTCGGCCGTTTGTGACCCAGGAAATCATACGCACCGCTTTTGAGACGGCCCATGACAAAGGAACCGCGGTAGTGACTGTGCCATTGAAAGACTCTATTAGAAGAGTGACGGGCGCCGCCTCCAAAGCCGTGAATAGAAACGCCTACCGGCTGGTGCAGACGCCGCAGTGCTTCAGGCTGCCGCTTCTGCGCCGGGCGTATGAACAGACGGAGAGCGCTCAGTTCACCGATGATGCCTCTGTGGTGGAGAAGTTTGGGCATAAGATTCATCTGGTGGAAGGGGCCTACCAGAACATAAAGCTCACCACCCCAGAAGATATGCTTTTGGCGGAGGCCTTTTTGGCGGCAGAGCAAGCAGGCCAGAAGCAATAAACACCCATCCTCCGTACACTTTCCCATTCTACCTTATGGAAACTCCTGGAATAGTAGATCTACCCGAGAAGGTGCTGGTAGGTTTGCGTATCAACACCACGTTGGCAGAGGACAGCGCGCCCGCCTTATGGGGACAGTTTATGCCGCGCCGCAAGCATATTGCAAACAGCATAGGGCAGGAGTTGTATTCAGTGGAGGTATACCCAGAAGGCTATTTTCTGGAGACTCCGCAACCATCTGCCGTTTTTGAGAAATGGGCGGCGGTAGAAGTAGCGGCCCACCAAGAAGTGACTGGCTTTGATACATTGATGGTGCCCGCCGGAAAGTATGCCGTGTTTGTACACAAGGGCCCTTCGCATGAGTTTTATAAAACGGCCCAGTACATTTTTGGGGTCTGGTTACCCACTTCAGGCTTCGTGCTGGATCACAGGCCGCATTTTGAAGTGATGGGGCCTAAGTACCTGGGACATCTGCATCCAGATTCTGAAGAAGAGATTTGGGTGCCTGTACGGGAAGCTCTTTCGCTTTAAGCCGGCAGTGCCAGATGACAAGGAGGGTTCGTTTTTGCCCTGTTTTCTGGGAAATAGCCTAAAAACGGCCCTTGCTATAAACAGACAGCAGCGGAGACGAGAAGTTTGATGCCAAAGCTACAACAAGCAGCGGCTCTACCGCTTGCAATCGAAGAGGTCACAGAAGTGACACCAGATG
The nucleotide sequence above comes from Nibribacter ruber. Encoded proteins:
- a CDS encoding LOG family protein; this encodes MTKLRKTSKTKLQDEVSNVGSGQTIVQPDANDNKASSLQEAKKLAKREVPQISEDDKRIREAFTDKNWNEIKIADSWQIFKVMSEFVEGFEKMAKIGPCVSIFGSARTKADNPYYIMAEEIAAKLVRHGYGVITGGGPGIMEAGNKGAHSEGGRSVGLNIHLPFEQFNNIYIDPDKLINFDYFFVRKVMFVKYAQGFIGMPGGFGTLDELFEAITLIQTKKIGRFPIVLVGKAYWQGMFDWIRDVMLHQESNISPEDMDLVHLVDNATDAVKVIDDFYSKYLLSPNF
- a CDS encoding ABC transporter permease: MIYLRLVFESLRFAMQALRSNLLRTLLSLLGVTIGIFAIISVFTVVDSLERSIRQSMSFVGERIIYIEKWPWIFKGDDMPWWEYMKRPPATVREYRYLDETLENDEGVAIVSRRGGNTFKYLNNSMTGIMMQGVSLNFNQVAEVPIQIGRFFTQQEIEGSRNVIIIGHEVAQNLFPQGNGVGKTIKVAGQRFTVIGIMEKQGAGLFEGLPTNDKNSYVPFGAFGKMFAGGPRGVQPSLMIKGRVDDPGLKNLEYEVRGKMRTIRGLKPYQDDSFAVNRSEMMQDEISNLFSIIGLAGWVIGGFSILVGGFGIANIMFVSVKERTNIIGIQKSLGAKNFFILFQFLFESVFLSLIGGGVGILLVSLITFIPMGTLEIILTPGNILLGLGVSVVIGVLSGIIPAVIASHLDPVVAIRSK
- the queA gene encoding tRNA preQ1(34) S-adenosylmethionine ribosyltransferase-isomerase QueA, which gives rise to MKLSEFRFELPEDLLATHPATNRDEARMMVLHRDSGKIEHKIFKDIIGYFDEGDVMVTNNTKVFPARMYGNKEKTGAKIEVFLLRELDKRIHLWDVLVDPARKIRVGNKLYFGESDLVAEVIDNTTSRGRTIKFLFDGTDEEFYKTIHDLGETPLPKYIKREPEPEDQERYQTVYAEITGAVAAPTAGLHFTKEVLKRLELKGVDVAPITLHVGLGTFRPVDVEDLTKHKMDSEQFFVTEETANVVNKALDAKKRVCAIGTTSMRAMESSVSANSRLKPNEGWTDKFIFPPYDFKIANSLITNFHMPESTLLMMAAAFGGYDLVMEAYRTAIKEEYKFFSYGDVMLIL
- a CDS encoding PAS domain S-box protein, which codes for MFADDALLSTPSGTRKSQKQDLVKELEAAKKRLQQLQEELYLAKGELYLFTEHGILQSPGTAAQQELDLNEYQRIVSLERLGKEVLEMNASPKYSLKDTITFYLSGIEKIHRGMLMSFMRLEGDKLYSFAAPSLPQSYCDLLNGSTIGDNVGSCGTAAFVKEKIIAVDIANDRRWEDYKDLALPYGLKASWSFPIKGSTQQVLGTLAVYYKQIKAPTPAEESSLESIKNLLQLILENKLAEEALRHSNERYHFATSATHDAIYDWDVVTNSLYWGVGFEKVFGVERTPQTSTIAFWTSLLHPLDRDRIIASLETALQDSQSDKWQIEYRSLRSDGTTVFIEERGFIIRDDAGKATRMVGAVQNITERKKAEQELRKLSFIAKETINGVLIIHLDGALHWINDAFTRMMGWTLDEVKGKTPSSLMNGPDTDLATIDQVHAHMDSRQPFECELMQYSKTKQPYWFRLQIQPLEDANAEVDMFFVLLTDITQKKAEEQQLRLLESVITNAKDSIAVSKVPAVPGGLLETIFVNPAFTQVTGYTAEDVLGKELKMLGGPIVDAAQGEALFQLEQAIQTGTPCEIELINYKKNGEKYWAHLEAIPIYNKTGEHAHWLFVHQDITARKNYQAEREVLIAELTQNNADLKQFSFITSHNLRAPLSNLVGISNLIDMQAIPEGRNRVLIEKFKESTVQLNHIIDDLLEILVIKNNVVLQKEPLSLSEAYTRVQNSLDRLLQEVQGQVHRDFTAGDEVHFNAGYLHSILLNLLSNAIKYRSPQRPLRVQVKTERTPDALVLTFTDNGLGIDLNRYRDRIFGLYQRFHDNPDSKGLGLYIVHSQVKAMGGNILVTSEVNEGTTFVIEFKAR
- a CDS encoding response regulator, with the translated sequence MNSRRGKEMVEKVLLIDDDEITLLLCEFIIEQNDFTRQVLKLTNGKQGLDLFANYAEDLEQGLAIKAPSLVFLDLNMPVMNGWDFLEGFSQDYQALFPETRVVVLSSSIDPQDFLRARQYDFVADFLNKPLNDDSIQGLRINKKLQSVFQG
- a CDS encoding 2-C-methyl-D-erythritol 4-phosphate cytidylyltransferase, which encodes MQEQDFPTYAVVVAGGSGSRMQAQVPKQFLPVGGLPVLMHTLLRFQAYDAHMPIVLVLPAAEIPTWQELCLQHDFKVKHNVVAGGKTRFQSVQNGLAALRSFEDGVVAVHDGVRPFVTQEIIRTAFETAHDKGTAVVTVPLKDSIRRVTGAASKAVNRNAYRLVQTPQCFRLPLLRRAYEQTESAQFTDDASVVEKFGHKIHLVEGAYQNIKLTTPEDMLLAEAFLAAEQAGQKQ
- a CDS encoding GyrI-like domain-containing protein — protein: METPGIVDLPEKVLVGLRINTTLAEDSAPALWGQFMPRRKHIANSIGQELYSVEVYPEGYFLETPQPSAVFEKWAAVEVAAHQEVTGFDTLMVPAGKYAVFVHKGPSHEFYKTAQYIFGVWLPTSGFVLDHRPHFEVMGPKYLGHLHPDSEEEIWVPVREALSL